In Mucilaginibacter celer, one DNA window encodes the following:
- a CDS encoding glucosamine-6-phosphate deaminase, whose protein sequence is MARLNLLEETRYEKLPVSVYSDAKAGSVAVADRIARLIKAKQARGEKAVLGLATGVTPIAVYSELVRQHKEEGLSFKNVITFNLDEYYPMKPTAAQSYVTFMYENLFGHIDIDKANVHIPDGTLDTDAVVAFCLEYERKIEELGGLDLQILGIGRTGHIGFNEPGSAPNSGTRLVTLDDLTRSDAARDFGGKSNVPTKAITMGIGTIFKAREIILMAWSKKKAPIIKKAVEGEISGEVPATYLQLSDSVEFVLDVDAASELTRFDTPWLVKDCVWDNQLKKKAVIWLANEIHKPVLKLTEEDYNTHGMAQLAVEQGPVYNINIDIFNQIQHTITGWPGGKPDADDSQRPERALPAKKRSVIFSPHPDDDVISMGGTFIRLVDQGHDVHVAYQTSGNTAVWDDDVLRYMEFAIDFTKSIGEDAAHLQKSYEDMRAFFPTKQPNEIDTQEIRNVKGFIRKTEAISGARYAGLEDDHIHFMALPFYETGKTKKNSVGEEDILLTIDLLQKIKPHQIFAAGDFADPNGTHLVCFKIILAALERLKGKEEWVEDCWLWMYRGAWHEFETHEIEMAVPLSPQEVIRKRNAIFKHQSQKDRPVFPGDDAREFWVRAEDRTRDTAQRYDRLGLAEYEAMEAFKRYMY, encoded by the coding sequence ATGGCACGATTAAATTTACTGGAAGAAACGCGGTATGAAAAATTACCGGTAAGCGTGTACAGCGATGCAAAAGCAGGCTCGGTGGCCGTAGCCGACCGCATAGCCAGGCTGATTAAAGCTAAACAGGCCCGCGGCGAAAAGGCTGTATTAGGCCTTGCCACCGGCGTAACGCCGATAGCAGTATACAGCGAACTGGTACGCCAGCACAAGGAAGAAGGGCTGAGCTTTAAAAACGTGATCACCTTTAACCTTGACGAGTATTATCCCATGAAACCCACAGCGGCGCAAAGCTATGTGACGTTTATGTACGAAAACCTGTTTGGCCATATTGATATTGATAAGGCTAATGTACACATCCCTGATGGTACCTTGGATACGGACGCTGTTGTGGCTTTCTGTTTGGAATATGAAAGGAAGATAGAAGAACTTGGCGGGTTAGATTTACAGATTTTAGGTATCGGCCGTACAGGCCACATCGGTTTTAATGAGCCGGGCTCGGCACCAAATTCGGGTACGAGGTTAGTTACTTTAGACGATTTGACCCGCAGTGATGCCGCCAGGGATTTTGGCGGTAAAAGCAACGTACCTACCAAGGCCATTACCATGGGTATCGGCACGATATTCAAAGCCAGGGAGATTATCCTGATGGCCTGGAGCAAAAAGAAAGCCCCGATTATTAAAAAAGCGGTGGAAGGAGAGATCTCGGGCGAGGTACCTGCCACTTACCTGCAGCTATCAGATAGTGTAGAATTTGTACTGGATGTTGATGCTGCATCAGAACTAACCCGTTTTGATACCCCGTGGCTGGTTAAAGATTGTGTGTGGGATAACCAACTGAAAAAGAAAGCGGTGATCTGGCTGGCGAATGAGATTCACAAGCCGGTATTGAAGTTAACAGAAGAAGATTACAATACCCATGGCATGGCCCAACTGGCGGTAGAGCAGGGCCCGGTATATAATATCAACATCGATATTTTTAACCAGATCCAGCATACCATTACAGGCTGGCCGGGCGGCAAACCCGATGCTGATGATTCGCAACGCCCGGAAAGAGCTTTGCCTGCCAAAAAGCGAAGTGTCATTTTCTCCCCTCACCCTGATGATGACGTGATTTCGATGGGCGGTACATTTATTCGTTTGGTTGATCAGGGGCATGACGTACATGTAGCATATCAAACCTCGGGCAATACCGCGGTATGGGATGATGACGTGTTGAGGTACATGGAGTTTGCCATCGATTTTACCAAATCAATAGGTGAAGACGCAGCCCATCTTCAAAAATCGTACGAAGATATGCGTGCCTTTTTCCCCACCAAACAACCTAACGAGATAGATACACAAGAGATCCGTAACGTAAAAGGCTTTATCCGCAAAACCGAGGCTATCTCGGGTGCAAGATATGCAGGCCTCGAGGATGATCACATCCACTTTATGGCGCTGCCTTTTTATGAAACAGGTAAAACCAAAAAGAATTCGGTAGGCGAAGAAGATATTCTGCTAACTATTGATCTGCTGCAAAAAATAAAACCACACCAGATTTTTGCTGCCGGCGATTTTGCCGACCCGAACGGTACGCACCTGGTATGCTTTAAAATTATCCTTGCCGCATTGGAAAGATTAAAAGGCAAAGAAGAATGGGTTGAGGATTGCTGGTTATGGATGTACCGCGGCGCGTGGCATGAGTTTGAAACGCATGAGATAGAGATGGCCGTACCGCTATCGCCGCAGGAAGTTATCCGCAAACGTAATGCAATTTTCAAACATCAATCGCAAAAAGACAGGCCTGTATTTCCGGGCGATGATGCGAGGGAGTTTTGGGTGCGCGCCGAAGACCGCACCCGCGATACCGCCCAGCGTTACGACCGCCTTGGCTTGGCCGAGTATGAGGCTATGGAGGCGTTTAAGCGATATATGTATTAG